A window of Bacillus sp. DX3.1 genomic DNA:
CCCGAATGGCAAGCCCGACACGGCCTGACCGCAGAGCAATATCAACGGACGTTCAACGAACTAAGCTCTCAAGGCTATCGGCTGATACAAGTAAGCGGCTATGGTAGTAATGGTAGAAGTCGTTTCGCGGCTATTTGGGAAAAACGAGGTGGTCCCGCATGGCAGGCTCGGCATGGCTTGACGGCCGACCAGTACCAGCAGACGTTTGACAGTTTAGTTGCGCAAGGTTACCGCCTGGTGAGCGTGAACGGCTACCAACTATGATAGCAATGTTTACTTATTAGATTTTTTAGGCCATATGTAAATGATATGGTCTTTTTTTATAGACAACAATAGACATTTGGAAATTTCAGAGGAAATAGCGTTCAAGAGGGATGCTACTATTCTGTTTCTTTTCTTTTTCATGAAATTGACGTACGATGGAAAGCGAATGCTTTGAATCCTTAATATGTATTACGTCCCCAACAGGAATAATGATTGCCTCATAATCTTAATTCATAATGCGGTTGCACCTGTAATCCCGTTTCACTTATAACTACCTCTTTTGTTAATCCCACTGTTTCAATTGTATAATACTCCTTCAACAAAGCTGTTACCACAGTAATCTCAAATTCAGCAAACGTCGGATATACAAATAATGGTATTTTTTTCATATTCTTTTCTCCTTCATCCATCGCATAAAATATAATTCGATTTTTTCTATTGTCACTTCATCAGTATTCACATATGTAACTGGAAATTGTTTATACCACTGTTTTTCAGTTTCTACTAACTCTAGCTGCTCTTCAAATGTACTGCGCCTTCTCGTTTTATCCTTCTCCTTTCTCTCTTGCAATCTCTTTTTAGAAACATCCAAATAAAAAATTGCATTTGAACGGCATTCTCTTAATTTATCTAATTCATTTTTTAGTTCGTTTTCAATATCCCAATCCACTCCTATAAGTTTTGGAAAATGTATTGTATAAAATTCAATATCTTCCGGACCACGATCAAATATTGCTATACGTCCCTCTACATCCTGATATTCTTTTATTTTTGCCTCAATAAATAGTTTTTGATTTGTAATAAACCCCTCTTTTGTATAAATATCAAAATTCAATTTTCTTCTTTTTTCTATAATTGCATGAGGATTTTCATATACAATTGATATTCCCCTCTGTTCTAATCTCCTTGCTAGCGTTGTTTTTCCACTTGCCATAAACCCTTGAAGTGAGATTACATACGTCATTACAATCATTCCTTTCCCACTATGATAACACTCAATTTTACAATAAACAGAATTTTACAAACAATCAACAAAATACTTCCCACCTTGTTTCCTATTTCTATCTGGCTTATAATAAAAAACAGAGACTATCATGAACGTATTGTATGTAAGCTTGGAGTTCCGAGCTTACA
This region includes:
- a CDS encoding AAA family ATPase, giving the protein MTYVISLQGFMASGKTTLARRLEQRGISIVYENPHAIIEKRRKLNFDIYTKEGFITNQKLFIEAKIKEYQDVEGRIAIFDRGPEDIEFYTIHFPKLIGVDWDIENELKNELDKLRECRSNAIFYLDVSKKRLQERKEKDKTRRRSTFEEQLELVETEKQWYKQFPVTYVNTDEVTIEKIELYFMRWMKEKRI